A genomic window from Desulfatiglans anilini DSM 4660 includes:
- a CDS encoding DUF294 nucleotidyltransferase-like domain-containing protein produces MLTEDVIRFLSGVPPFQFLDRGEMERVARDASLEFYPVNTLILKQNGPPSDALRVIKKGAVKVVIEGDEGEEIVTEYKGEGDNFGFLSMIGKDRQRTTVKAIEDTLCYILSRERVQRLLESSPAFAEYFLSYLSRYVDRTSQEMRRRSQLQSAHDRLLFTTPVGNIAMDLITVPGSISIQEAARTMVRHRISSLVILNEHNLPTGIVTDRDLREKVVATGRSVSEPVRNISHLALIRADGKGSCFEALMKMIQYNIHHLLVVEEGEIKGIITNHDLMLLQGTSPVSFAKDILLQDSLEGLIPLMSKVFNVIGLLLKEGSHYAQLAGIISEIYDRLIRRVLELTEKEMGPPPLPYCWVALGSEGRREQIFKTDQDNALIYSDPATPGEEIDAAGYFSVFSNRVKENLGSLGIPACPQGLMAANPRWCQPIRTWKAVFTQWIAEPSEGDLANALNFFDARPLFGKSMLFQGIRSHITPWIVEEGGAFLSALGRLAVRTPPPAGFVGNAIFEKNGEQRTEIDLKRRGILPIVDLVRLFALSIGLPETATLGRIKALRIKDPAFAPMERELLHTFEYLMLTLTHHQYEQIRLGLAPDSLLQPADMSSLEKKTLREAFRLIESLQQLARERFDPGTA; encoded by the coding sequence ATGCTGACAGAAGACGTTATCCGGTTTCTCTCGGGGGTTCCCCCTTTCCAGTTCCTGGACAGAGGGGAGATGGAGCGGGTGGCCAGGGATGCCTCTCTGGAATTCTATCCCGTCAACACACTGATTCTCAAACAGAACGGGCCCCCCAGCGACGCCCTGAGGGTTATCAAGAAGGGGGCGGTCAAGGTCGTCATCGAGGGGGATGAAGGGGAGGAAATCGTCACGGAGTACAAGGGCGAAGGGGACAATTTCGGGTTCCTGTCCATGATCGGAAAGGACCGCCAGCGCACCACGGTCAAGGCCATCGAAGACACCCTCTGCTACATCCTGAGCAGGGAGCGGGTCCAGCGGCTCCTCGAGTCCAGCCCGGCCTTCGCCGAGTATTTCCTGTCGTACCTGTCCCGTTACGTCGATCGGACCTCTCAGGAGATGCGACGGCGAAGCCAGCTCCAGAGCGCACACGACCGGCTCCTCTTCACCACGCCGGTGGGGAACATCGCCATGGACCTGATCACGGTGCCCGGGTCCATCTCCATCCAGGAAGCCGCCAGAACCATGGTCAGACACCGGATCAGCTCGCTCGTCATCCTGAACGAGCACAACCTGCCCACGGGCATCGTAACCGACCGCGATCTGCGCGAGAAGGTCGTGGCGACGGGGCGAAGCGTCTCGGAGCCGGTCCGGAACATCAGCCACCTCGCCCTGATCCGGGCCGACGGAAAGGGATCCTGCTTCGAGGCCCTCATGAAAATGATCCAGTACAACATCCACCATCTCCTCGTGGTGGAGGAAGGCGAAATCAAAGGGATCATCACCAACCATGACCTCATGCTGCTCCAGGGGACCTCCCCTGTCTCCTTCGCGAAGGACATCCTCCTCCAGGACAGCCTGGAGGGGCTGATCCCCCTGATGTCGAAGGTCTTCAACGTCATCGGGCTGCTGCTCAAGGAAGGCAGCCACTACGCCCAACTCGCGGGCATCATCTCCGAGATCTACGACCGGCTCATCCGAAGGGTCCTCGAGCTGACCGAAAAGGAGATGGGGCCGCCGCCGCTGCCCTATTGCTGGGTGGCCCTCGGAAGCGAAGGGCGCCGGGAACAGATCTTCAAGACGGACCAGGACAATGCCCTCATCTACTCCGACCCGGCCACCCCCGGCGAGGAGATCGACGCAGCGGGCTATTTCTCCGTCTTCAGCAACCGGGTCAAAGAGAACCTCGGCTCCCTCGGGATTCCGGCCTGCCCCCAGGGACTCATGGCGGCCAACCCCCGCTGGTGCCAGCCGATCCGGACCTGGAAGGCGGTCTTCACCCAATGGATTGCGGAGCCTTCCGAGGGGGACTTGGCGAATGCGCTCAATTTTTTCGACGCCCGGCCGCTTTTCGGCAAGTCCATGCTGTTTCAGGGGATCCGAAGCCACATCACGCCCTGGATCGTGGAGGAAGGCGGCGCGTTTCTGAGTGCGCTTGGGCGGCTGGCCGTCAGGACCCCTCCCCCGGCCGGCTTCGTCGGCAATGCGATCTTCGAAAAAAACGGAGAACAGAGGACGGAGATCGATCTGAAGCGGCGCGGAATCCTCCCGATCGTCGACCTCGTCCGGCTGTTCGCGCTCTCGATCGGTCTTCCGGAAACCGCCACCCTCGGAAGGATCAAGGCCCTGCGCATCAAGGACCCGGCTTTTGCACCGATGGAACGGGAGCTGCTTCACACCTTCGAGTACCTGATGCTGACCCTCACCCATCACCAGTATGAACAGATCCGGTTGGGGCTCGCCCCGGACTCCTTGCTGCAGCCCGCGGACATGAGCAGCCTCGAGAAGAAGACCTTGCGGGAGGCCTTCCGTCTGATCGAGTCCCTGCAGCAACTCGCGCGGGAGCGTTTCGATCCGGGGACGGCCTGA
- a CDS encoding sensor histidine kinase, producing MFKGWFISLIVMGNLTALFLVAYYAERRERKGKSLVANPYVYSLSLAVYCTSWTFYGSVGEAATSGLSFLPVYLGPTLMSCLWGVLLIKIIVIAKRHRITTISDFLSSRYGNSLFISILVTLVSLIGITPYLGLQMKAILNAFTILAGESRGITATGWVITLVLGVFAVIFGARRLDSSERHGGLVLAIAFESLVKLVAFLGVGIFVTYGLFDGFGEIFSRIQASDQGHLMTIGEGSTVSYLEWSSLLFLSMMAVLFLPRQFQMAVVENADPSHVYKAMWLFPLYLLLMNIFVLPIAFGGILLGRHQAEADTFVLTIPLTQGSPALALLVLIGGFSAASGMIIVESLALSTMVMNSLVMPAIFRFRQIRGFPALILNIKRFIIIGCVFLGYFFAVFIGRFYTLVQIGLKSFEAVTIFAPAFILGLYWKKGNKKGAIAGILAGFGVWTYTLLLPALIRAHVLPDEWGAQSLMQNVFLSPRALFGLEGLDKWSHSLFWGLLFNVVAYIGVSLATAKRGEEERQALLFVEAYDPALVSPKSLYSIEQIEAILEQYIGRQEASDVIGRFMARHGIERGAISRDDLIRLRDEAKRILSGALGSSMAAILFEDKSILTEKERDELSSSVKMMTDTLRLSRHELSEANRNLAYLKAFSENIIESAPFGIVAVDAHLHVTYWNREMETLTVIPKAAAIGRPVQPLIPWIPEETWTLGKQQERTVESPALQHIKINISPFKDPSGGLVAIFENITQKKIMEKQLLQTSKLASLGKLTAGISHEIGNPLASISSLVQELQSLELRSDQDVAFTQESLNNINGHLARISKIVRSLGDFARLSSSEKVPTDIPGLVEQTVNLLKYDKRSRKVEFVTRMGKIPQLRVNPDQIQQVFLNLMLNAVDAMPEGGRLEVSIEDKDRWIDIRFRDTGSGIDESLIDRIFDPFFSTKPMGKGTGLGLSICYGIIKEHNGSISVRSSKGNGTSFEIRLPKEEASHG from the coding sequence ATGTTCAAGGGGTGGTTCATTTCCCTGATCGTGATGGGCAATCTGACGGCCCTTTTCCTCGTCGCCTATTACGCCGAACGGCGCGAGCGGAAAGGGAAGAGTCTGGTCGCGAACCCCTATGTCTATTCCCTCTCCCTGGCGGTCTACTGCACCTCCTGGACCTTTTACGGCAGCGTGGGCGAGGCGGCCACCTCGGGGCTGTCCTTTCTGCCGGTCTACCTCGGCCCCACCCTGATGTCGTGCCTCTGGGGGGTCCTCCTGATCAAGATCATCGTCATCGCGAAGCGCCACCGCATCACCACCATCTCGGATTTTCTGAGCTCCCGCTACGGGAACTCGCTCTTCATCTCCATCCTGGTCACCCTGGTCTCGCTGATCGGCATCACCCCCTATCTCGGGCTCCAGATGAAGGCCATCCTGAACGCCTTCACGATCCTTGCCGGCGAGTCGCGGGGCATCACCGCCACCGGATGGGTGATCACCCTGGTCCTCGGCGTCTTCGCGGTCATCTTCGGCGCGCGCCGCCTGGATTCGTCCGAACGGCACGGCGGACTGGTCCTCGCCATCGCCTTCGAATCCCTGGTCAAGCTGGTCGCCTTCCTGGGCGTCGGGATCTTCGTCACCTACGGGCTCTTCGACGGCTTCGGGGAGATCTTCAGCCGCATCCAGGCATCGGACCAGGGGCACCTGATGACGATCGGCGAGGGGTCCACCGTCAGCTATCTGGAGTGGTCCTCGCTCCTTTTCCTCTCCATGATGGCCGTCCTCTTCCTGCCCCGCCAGTTCCAGATGGCGGTGGTGGAAAACGCCGATCCCTCCCACGTCTACAAGGCCATGTGGCTCTTTCCGCTCTACCTCCTGCTGATGAATATCTTCGTCCTGCCGATCGCCTTCGGGGGGATCCTCCTCGGCAGGCACCAGGCGGAGGCCGACACCTTCGTCCTCACCATCCCCCTGACCCAGGGCAGCCCCGCCCTGGCCCTCCTGGTCCTGATCGGCGGCTTTTCGGCCGCCAGCGGCATGATCATCGTGGAATCCCTGGCCTTGAGCACCATGGTCATGAACAGCCTCGTCATGCCGGCCATCTTCCGCTTCCGGCAGATCAGGGGGTTTCCCGCGCTGATCCTGAACATCAAACGCTTCATCATCATCGGGTGCGTTTTCCTCGGCTATTTCTTCGCGGTCTTCATCGGCCGCTTCTACACACTGGTGCAGATCGGCCTCAAATCCTTCGAGGCCGTCACGATCTTCGCCCCGGCCTTCATCCTGGGCCTTTACTGGAAGAAGGGCAACAAGAAGGGGGCGATCGCCGGCATCCTGGCCGGCTTCGGTGTGTGGACCTACACCCTTCTGCTGCCGGCCCTCATCCGCGCGCACGTGCTCCCCGACGAATGGGGCGCCCAATCCCTGATGCAGAACGTGTTCCTGAGCCCCAGGGCCCTCTTCGGACTCGAAGGGCTCGACAAATGGAGCCACTCCCTCTTCTGGGGGCTGCTCTTCAACGTCGTCGCCTACATCGGGGTCTCGCTCGCCACCGCCAAGCGCGGGGAGGAAGAGCGGCAGGCCCTGCTGTTCGTGGAGGCCTACGACCCGGCGCTGGTCTCCCCGAAGAGCCTTTACAGCATCGAACAGATCGAAGCCATCCTCGAGCAGTACATCGGCAGGCAGGAGGCGTCCGATGTCATCGGCCGCTTCATGGCCCGACACGGGATCGAGCGCGGAGCGATCAGCCGGGACGATTTGATCCGCCTGCGGGACGAGGCCAAACGGATCCTGTCCGGGGCCCTCGGATCCTCCATGGCCGCCATCCTCTTCGAGGACAAATCGATCCTCACCGAAAAGGAGCGGGACGAGCTTTCGAGCTCCGTCAAGATGATGACCGACACGCTGCGCCTGTCCCGCCACGAGCTGTCCGAGGCCAACCGGAACCTGGCCTACCTCAAGGCCTTCAGCGAAAACATCATCGAAAGCGCCCCCTTCGGGATCGTGGCCGTGGACGCCCACCTCCACGTCACCTATTGGAACCGGGAGATGGAGACGCTGACGGTCATCCCCAAGGCGGCGGCCATCGGCCGGCCGGTCCAGCCCCTGATCCCCTGGATCCCCGAGGAGACCTGGACCCTTGGAAAGCAGCAGGAACGGACGGTGGAATCGCCCGCCCTGCAGCACATCAAGATCAACATCAGTCCGTTCAAAGACCCCTCCGGCGGGCTGGTCGCCATTTTCGAAAACATCACCCAGAAGAAGATCATGGAAAAGCAGCTGCTCCAGACCTCGAAGCTGGCGAGCCTCGGCAAACTGACGGCCGGCATCTCCCACGAGATCGGCAACCCGCTCGCCTCGATCAGTTCACTGGTGCAGGAGCTCCAGTCCCTCGAACTCCGCAGCGATCAGGATGTGGCCTTCACGCAGGAGTCCCTGAACAACATCAACGGACACCTGGCCCGCATCTCCAAGATCGTCCGGAGCCTCGGCGATTTCGCGCGCCTTTCCTCTTCCGAAAAGGTGCCCACCGACATCCCCGGGCTGGTCGAGCAGACCGTCAATCTCCTCAAATACGACAAACGGTCGCGGAAGGTGGAGTTCGTCACCCGGATGGGCAAGATCCCCCAGCTCCGCGTCAATCCCGACCAGATCCAGCAGGTCTTCCTGAATCTCATGCTCAATGCCGTCGACGCGATGCCGGAGGGCGGCAGGCTCGAGGTGTCGATCGAGGACAAGGACCGATGGATCGACATCCGCTTCCGGGACACCGGGAGCGGTATCGACGAATCGCTGATCGACCGCATCTTCGACCCCTTTTTCTCCACCAAACCCATGGGCAAAGGCACCGGCCTCGGGCTGAGCATCTGCTACGGCATCATCAAGGAGCACAACGGGAGCATCAGCGTCAGAAGCAGCAAAGGGAACGGGACCAGCTTTGAAATCAGGCTGCCAAAAGAGGAGGCATCACATGGCTGA
- a CDS encoding sigma-54-dependent transcriptional regulator: MAETILIVEDEDTLRESLTRVFEREGYEVVPVSSAEPAMELFEEGSFDLILTDIILPGMTGIELIKRVKEAAPEQACIVMTAYASLETAVETLRAGAYDYIVKPIIHEEIKQTVRNALKLRALQEENAQLREQVAGYYDTRHLIGAHPAIASVRDRVHKVAEARSPVLLTGEIGTGKKLVARMIHEAGSRMRLPFLEVHCEALSPAGQEEALFGGRGAQGPQGQTGARGLLERARGGTVYLNRVDALALPVQQLLLSVLSEGRIRPAGGGADTPFGALIISGTEKGLGAAVAEGRFLGALQQRLRVAELQLPPLRERGEDIQELAAFFVSRYNRAFGKAVEGLAPEAWARLQAYAWPGNVLELRNLLERAVLLTRNGRLQPADFPPLS; the protein is encoded by the coding sequence ATGGCTGAAACCATACTCATCGTCGAAGACGAGGACACCCTCAGGGAATCTCTCACCCGGGTCTTTGAGCGGGAGGGCTACGAAGTCGTCCCCGTGAGCAGCGCGGAGCCGGCCATGGAGCTTTTCGAGGAGGGCTCCTTCGACCTGATCCTGACCGACATCATCCTTCCGGGGATGACGGGGATCGAATTGATCAAGCGCGTAAAGGAGGCCGCACCCGAGCAGGCCTGCATCGTCATGACCGCTTACGCCTCGCTCGAGACGGCGGTCGAAACTCTGCGAGCGGGGGCCTATGACTACATCGTCAAACCGATCATCCACGAAGAGATCAAGCAGACCGTTCGAAACGCCCTCAAACTGAGGGCCCTGCAGGAGGAGAACGCCCAACTGCGCGAACAGGTCGCCGGCTATTATGACACCCGGCACCTGATCGGCGCCCACCCCGCCATCGCGTCCGTCCGGGACCGCGTCCACAAGGTGGCGGAGGCCAGGAGCCCCGTCCTTTTAACCGGCGAGATCGGGACCGGCAAGAAGCTCGTCGCCCGGATGATCCATGAAGCGGGATCCAGGATGCGCCTGCCTTTTCTCGAGGTGCACTGCGAGGCCCTGTCGCCCGCCGGGCAGGAAGAGGCCCTGTTCGGCGGGCGAGGAGCCCAGGGTCCGCAGGGTCAGACGGGCGCCCGCGGCCTCCTCGAAAGGGCCCGGGGCGGGACGGTCTACCTGAACCGCGTCGACGCCCTCGCCCTTCCCGTCCAGCAGCTGCTGCTCTCCGTCCTGTCAGAGGGCCGCATCCGCCCGGCCGGCGGGGGGGCGGACACGCCCTTCGGGGCGCTCATCATCTCCGGAACGGAGAAGGGCCTCGGAGCGGCCGTTGCGGAAGGCCGGTTCCTCGGCGCCCTCCAGCAGCGGCTGCGGGTCGCTGAGCTGCAGCTGCCGCCGCTGCGCGAACGGGGGGAAGACATCCAGGAACTGGCCGCTTTCTTCGTGAGCCGTTACAACCGCGCCTTCGGCAAGGCCGTCGAGGGCCTCGCCCCGGAGGCCTGGGCCCGGTTGCAGGCCTACGCATGGCCCGGCAATGTGCTGGAACTCAGAAACCTTCTCGAGCGGGCCGTTCTGCTCACCCGGAACGGCCGGCTCCAGCCGGCGGACTTTCCGCCCCTTTCGTAA